The DNA sequence GACGACCTCGCCGACGCCGTCGCCGATCTGGTCAAGCGGGTCCAGGCCGGCTGGACCAGGGCCGGCGCGCCGCCGGTCCGGCTGCTCCCCGACGAACTACGCCTCGACACCCTGCCCGCACCCACGCGCGGCCGGATCCCGATCGGCATCGCCGAGATCGACCTCCAGCCGGTCTTCCTCGACTTCGACGCCGAGCCGCACGCGATCCTGTTCGGCGACATCGAGGCCGGTAAGAGTTCGTTCCTGCGCAGCCTCGCCCGCAGCCTCGCCGCCAGCTACCAGCCGAACGAGGCCCGGATCATGCTGGTCGACTTCCGACGCAGCCTGCTCGGCGTCGTACCCGAGGAGAACACCCTCGGGTACGGCACCTCGCCCCAGGTCACCGCCGACCTGATCAAGCAGGTGGCGACGGTGATGAAGGAACGGCTGCCCGGCGCCGGCGTCACCGCCGACCAACTGCGGGACCGGAGCTGGTGGAAGGGGCCGGAACTCTACGTCCTCGTCGACGACTACGACCTGGTCGCCGGCGCCGCGGTGAACCCGCTCGCCCCGCTGATGGAGTTCCTGCCGCAGGCCCGCGACATCGGTCTGCACGTCGTGCTGACCCGCCGCATCGGCGGTGCCAGCCGGGCCATGTTCGACCCGTTCATCGCCCGGATCCGCGAACTGGCCTCACCGGCGCTGATGATGTCCGGCCCCAAGGAGGAGGGACCGCTGTTCGGCAACATGAAGCCGCAACTGCTGCCGCCCGGCCGGTCCTGGCTCTTCACCCGGCGGGAGGGCGGCCGCCTCATCCAACTCGCCTGGACCGAACCACCGCACTGACGCGAAGCACCGGCCCCTGGCTCAGCGGCTCGGCGGGCCGGTGAAGTGACGCTCGATCTCGGTCTGCGCCAGCCACAGGTAGCGGCTGCCGCCGTCGCCCATCACCGCCACCATGTCGTGCGCCATCACCTGCAGGAACTGCTCGCTGTGCGCCGGCAGCCGCAGCGTCGACGCGGCGAGCGGTGCCTCCAGGCCGTCGAGACGCTGCATCAGCACCAGTTGACTGTCCTGGACGGTCGACACCGCGGACTGGTCGAGCCGGCGCAACACCGTCAGCCGGGTCTGCCAGCCCCGAGCAGCGGGGGAGCGGCCGCGGCCGTCAGGCCGAGATCCTGGACGAGCAGGGCCGGCTGCTGTGGATTGCCGGGCGGCAGGTCGGGTTGGCCGCCCGGGTGGACCAGCAGCCGGTCGTCGTGGCCGGTGACCCGCTCGCCGAAGCCGTACCAGGCTGCGGGGTCGGTGGTCACCACGACGACGCGGGCGCTGAGCGCGAGCGCGCGCAGCACCACCAACTGGGCCGCCCAGGTGCCGCCGACCAGGGCGATCCGGGTCGGCTCCGGGCGGAAGAACCGGATCGGCACCGGGGTGCGGTTGCGGTCGACGCCCAGCACCAGGCCGGCCACCGCGGTGGAGACCTTCAACCGGGCCAGGCCGGCCCGCGACACCGTGTGCGAGCCGATCCGCAGCCGCGCCAGGCGTCCGGCGGCCCCGCGCCGTGGGTCGCCCGGCGGCGCCTGGCCGTACACGGTTCCGGTCGTCGCCGGGGCCTGCGGCGCGGCGGTGGCCGCCGCGGCGGCCCGTCCGGTGGCGCGGGCCACGGTGGCGGTGGCGAGAGCGGCGGCCGCCTGGGTCGCGGCCGGGGCGGAGACGGTGACGCCGGCCTCCGCCGCGGCCGGCGCGGTCGCCGGCCGGCTATCCGGCACGGCGGGTACGGCGTACGGCGCCCCCGGAGCCGCCGGGTACGGTACCGCCGGTTGCGGCACCGCCGGTGCCGGTGGCTGGGGGGCGGGCCGCGCGGCGGCGGGATACGCGGGTCGCTCTTCCTGCGGGCCGGTCACCGGGCACCTCCACCGGTCGGGGCGGACGCGTACACGGCCGGGTTGTGCTCGCCGTCGAGCGGGAACAGGTCGGCACCGGCCAGCTCGGCGGCCCGGTTGGCGGCCAGGCAGACCGGATTGAGTTCGGGGGCCGGCGCCGCCAGCCGGACGAGCCCGCGCAGGTCGACACCGTTGCCGTCGGGTTCGGGGGCCAGGATCAGCGCGACGCTGCTCATCGCCGACGGGGTGGTCGCCACCGCGTCGAGCAGCGCCCCGATCTGGTCGCTCGCCGGCCACCGGCGAACCCAGAACGTACGGTGCGCCAGCCGGCGGGAGTGCCACCGTGACCATTCCTCGCGCGGCTCGCCGCCACCGGTTCCGGGTACGGTCGGCGTCTCCAGGTCGCACGAGTGCGTCAACGCGTCGAGCAGACCGTCGACATCGAGCGGCTGGGCGCTGTATCCGGCCCGCCGCAACGTCTTGGTGACCCGGTGCAGCAGCGCCGCGACAAGGTCGGGTACGTCGTCGAGCGCCGTCCCGTGCTCGTCGACGACCGCCTCGGCGAGTGCCTGGGCGTCGAGCCGTACGGTGATCCAGATCGAACGGTGCGCGGGGACGGCGACCGCGCCGAAGCCGGTCAGCAGTTGCCGGTAGGACTGGCCGGCGTGCGAGGCGGGCGGGGTGTCCATGCCCGGGGCGGGCACGGTGAGCGAGACGACCTGGAGGACGGCCCCCGGCTGCCCGGTGTCGGCCAGCGTCGCGACGAGCTGGTCCAGTGGCAGCGTGCGGTCGTCGCCCTTGCGTCGTCGGCCGGTGGACACCGCCGCGCAGGCGTACCAGCCGGCGTCGTCGCGGGCGACCCCGATGTCGGAACTGTCGCCGACGGAGACGTTCTGCGCGGTCAGGCCGGGGGCGAGGTGGCGCAGTGCGGTCACCCGCGGGTCGCCGTGGGGGACCGGCCGGTTGCGCCGCCGCCGGCGCTGGGTCACCGACATCATCCACCGTTCGAGCCACCACCGGCCGCTGCGGCGGGCCAGGGTCACCGCGACGACGGCGGCGCCGGCGACACCGGTCGCCACGGCCGGCACCGTGCCCTGGGTGGCGGCGGCCAGCGTGCCGACGACCGCCGTCTCGACGAGCAGCAGTTGCAGCAGGTGTACGCGACCGAGGTGGCTGGGGCGGCGGCGCGGGCGGGGCACCTCGGCCGGGCCGCTCGGCGCCGGTGCGCCCGGGGCGACCCGGGCCACGGCGCGGACGGACGGTGACGGTGCGGTCATGTCCGGCTGCAACCTCCACGTCGACGGTCCGCCCTGGGGCGGAAGGCGCGGCCCCCATCATAGGAACCGGTCCACGGATGCGTCCCGGGCCCTGCACAGCCATGATCGTCAGTGCCCGGTCGTCCGGCCTCCGGGCGGCCGACGCCACCGTCCGGGGTGACGGGATCACCCCGTCGCGGCGAGCAGGTCCTCCAGGGTCAGGGTGCGCAGGTCGTCGCGGGTGGGGCGGCGCCCCAGCGCCCGGAGCCGGCCGGACTGCGCCTTGCGCATGCCTTCGAGCAGCTTGCGGGCCTCGCGGGCGTTGCCGAAGTTGCGGTCCCGGTCGATCTGCCCGAACCATTCCAGCAGGCCGTCGTCCAGGCCGTCGGCGAGCAGGTAGTCGTCGTTGCCCGCGATCCGGCTGACGATCATGACGAGTTGTTCCGGGCTGTAGTTCTCGAACTCCAGCGTCTTGGCGAACCGGGAGGCCAGACCGGAGTTGGCGTCCAGGAAGTCGCTCATCTCGTGGGTGTAGCCGGCGACGATGACGGCCACCCGGTCGCGATGGTCCTCCATCAGCTTCACCAGCGTGTCGATCGCCTCCTGGCCGAAGTCGGCGTTCGCGCCACCGGCCCGTGACAGGGTGTACGCCTCGTCGATGAACAGCACCCCGCCGAGCGCCTCCTCGAACACCGAGGTCGTCTTCTCCGCCGTGTGGCCGATGTACTGCCCGACCAGGTCACGCCGGGCCACCTCGCGGAACTGCCCGTTCGGCAGCACGCCGAGCGCCTTGAGGAGTTGCCCGTAGATGCGGGCCACCGTCGTCTTGCCGGTGCCCGGGGCACCCGTGAAGATCAGGTGGTGACTGGCCGAACCGACCGCCAGCCCGGCGTCCCGCCGCCACTCGTTGACCTGGAGTTCGTCGATGAGTGACCGCACCTCGGCCTTGACGCCCGGCAGGCCGATCATCGAGTCGAGTTCGGCGAGCAGGGCGTCCATCTTCTCGGTGTCCTGCCGGACCGCGCCGTCACCGGCCTTGGCGCCCGCCACCGGCGCGGCGCCGGCCGGCTCCGCAGGTTCGCGGACCACCGGCGCCGCACCCTCGTCGATCCGGATGGCCGGCGCCGCGGTCTGTTCGATCCGGCAGCCGTCCACGAGGCCGGTGCAGCCCCGCCCGAACGCGATCCCGACGCCGCGGGTGTCGTGGATCCAGCTCTCGGCGATCGTCGGCGCGCTCTGCGACGCCACCGAGACGCCGGCGTCGCCGGTGCCGGAGATGTCGCACCGTTCGATCACCGGGCGGGCGGCCTGGTAGACGTACACGCCCCGGTAGCCGCAGTCGGCGACCGTGCTGTTGCGGATGGTCGGGTCGGCGCCGAGCCGGACGATGATGCCGTCGTCGCTGACGCCGCGTACCTCGCACTGGTCGAGCGTGCCGCCGGAGTCGTCGACGACGATGCCGTACTGGCCCTTGGTGACCCTGAGCCCGGTGGCCTGCAACCGTGAACCGTCGGTGACGTTGGCCCCGGCCGCGTAGCCGGCCCGCAGTTCGCAGCCGTCGATCCGCAGCTCACAGCGGGCCGCGTGCACCGCGGGGTAGTCACCGGCGGACACCACCAGCCCGCTCAGGGTGACCTCGCCCCCGGTACAGCTGATGCCGGGGGCGCCGTGGCCGGTGGCGTCGACGGTCACCGTGCCCGGTTCGCGGGCCGCCAGGGTGAGCCGCCGGCCGGACATCCGCAGCGCCTCGGCGTAGACGCCCGGCTCGATCGAGATGACGGCGCCGTCCTGCGCCACCTCGAGCGCGTCGGTGATCGACGGGAAGGCTCCCGGCTGCTGTGCAGAGACGGTCAGTGTGCGTGCCATGGCCCCGCTCGTTCGATGGGAGACGGTCGGTGGGTGGACCGCCCGGTGCGGAAAGCCACCGGACGGCGGGTTCCGGCACCGGAGCCGGTCAGCTTATGAACGTTACATCCCGGATGGAGTTGGTCAGCTTCCGCAGTTCGTCGGCCTGCTCCGCCGGGGCGGTCATCCGCAGCACCAGCTGCCGGTCCAGCGGGCCTTCCGGGACGCTGCGCCAGAAAGTCATGTAGACCAGGCCGTACTGCGCGGCGCCGATTTCGTCGGTCTCCGCCCAGGTCGTGAACAGTCCACTTCGGATCCATTGCAGACCGAAGGCCTCCTCGGACTTGCGCAACTCGATCCGCCGCTGCTCGTCGCAGGGCCCCGGACAGTGCCGCACGATCAGGTCGCCGCCGACCTCCGGCTCCTGCCCGGGCGGCGTGCCGCAGGAGTAGTGGACGAACCCGGACGCCGACTTCACCGACTCGCACCGCCAGGTCTCCGGCATCCGGAACGAGATTCCGACCCCGGGCAGGTCGGTGACCCGCTGCGTCCGGTCCTCACGACCGAAGTCCGGGTATCTCGACGGCCATCCGCCGCTGGTCGGCGGCTCGAGACCGGGCGCGCGCGGTGCGGTGTCCGGCAGCGCGATGTCGACCGACGGTGACGGGCTGGCGTCGGGGCCGGGCGAGGCCACGTTGCCGCCCCAGGCCCACATCCCGGCCGCACCGCCGGCCGCGCCCAGCACCAGCGCGAGGACGGCGACGAGGGCGGTGACCAGGGCGCCGCGCTTCCGGCGCGGCCGCGCCGGTGCGAGCGGGCGCAGTGGCGGGTACGCCGGTACGACGGCCGACGGTTGCGGCTGGCCGGGCGACAGGTGCGGCACCGACGTGGCGGGGGGTGCGGACGACGGTCCGGGATGCGCCGCCGGTCCTGGCTGCCGTGGGGGCAGGTCGGCCGGGCGCGGCGGGAACGGCCCCATCGGCCCGGCCTGGGCCGGGAATGAGCCGACCACCGGCACGGTCGGTGGCTCGGCGGCCGGCGGCGTGGGCCCGCCCGAGACGGGCCCGCCCGAGACGGGGCCGCCGGACACCGGCCCGCCGGACATCGGCGCGCCCGACACCGGGCCGCCCGAGACGGGGCCGCTGAACATCGGCCCGCCGGAGACCGGGGTGGCCGGCGGCCAGACGGCGACGGGCGTGCCCGCCGCCGGGGCGGCGGAGACGGGCGCGGGTGCCGCCGAGACGGGATCGGCCACCCCCGGTAGCTGCGCCGGCCGCGCATCGACCGGTCCCGTCGGCGGGGCGGTGCTCGCGTGCGACCCGCCCAGCGCGACGGTCGGCGGCTCCGGGCCGGTGTCCGGTCCGACCGGTCGCGGGGGAAGTTGCCCGGCCAGCGACACGGTCGGCTGGTCCGCCGAACCCGGATCGGGCGGCGGGGCGGCCACGAGTCGCTGCCCCATGGCGATGAAGATGTTGCCCGCGCCCTGGCCGGCCTCGGCGGCGCAGGCGACCCACGGCGTGGCCGCCACGTGGTTGGCGCCGACCACCGGCAGGTCGTCGGCCTGGGACAGGGCGTTGGCGGTGGCGGCGAACGCCGCCCGCCACTGTGGGTCGCCGGCCACCGCCGCATCGAGCACGGCCAGCGTCACCCGACGGCCGGTGGAGTCCGAGGCGGCCCAGACGGTGCCGACCGGGCAGGTCGCCAGCACGCCGAGCAGCCGGTAGGGACCGATGTGGTGCATTCGTTTCCTCCCCGCTCTACCGGTCGGATGCTATCTGCCCGGGCAGACGGCGTTCCGATCCGTCCTGCTCGGCCCGTTCCGCCCCGCATCCAACCAGGTCGGTCGGCGGCCGTGACATCGGCTCCGGGCACCTGGAACGCGGACGGTCGCCGGCACCGCGCCGCGACGTACCGACACCGGCCGGGGATAATCGCCGCGGCGGATACGCGGGTGTGAGGGGACGGCGCGGGCGATGACGGCACCATCGATGGACGTGGAACTCTGGGTCCGGCGGTTCC is a window from the Polymorphospora rubra genome containing:
- a CDS encoding right-handed parallel beta-helix repeat-containing protein, coding for MARTLTVSAQQPGAFPSITDALEVAQDGAVISIEPGVYAEALRMSGRRLTLAAREPGTVTVDATGHGAPGISCTGGEVTLSGLVVSAGDYPAVHAARCELRIDGCELRAGYAAGANVTDGSRLQATGLRVTKGQYGIVVDDSGGTLDQCEVRGVSDDGIIVRLGADPTIRNSTVADCGYRGVYVYQAARPVIERCDISGTGDAGVSVASQSAPTIAESWIHDTRGVGIAFGRGCTGLVDGCRIEQTAAPAIRIDEGAAPVVREPAEPAGAAPVAGAKAGDGAVRQDTEKMDALLAELDSMIGLPGVKAEVRSLIDELQVNEWRRDAGLAVGSASHHLIFTGAPGTGKTTVARIYGQLLKALGVLPNGQFREVARRDLVGQYIGHTAEKTTSVFEEALGGVLFIDEAYTLSRAGGANADFGQEAIDTLVKLMEDHRDRVAVIVAGYTHEMSDFLDANSGLASRFAKTLEFENYSPEQLVMIVSRIAGNDDYLLADGLDDGLLEWFGQIDRDRNFGNAREARKLLEGMRKAQSGRLRALGRRPTRDDLRTLTLEDLLAATG
- a CDS encoding type VII secretion protein EccE gives rise to the protein MTAPSPSVRAVARVAPGAPAPSGPAEVPRPRRRPSHLGRVHLLQLLLVETAVVGTLAAATQGTVPAVATGVAGAAVVAVTLARRSGRWWLERWMMSVTQRRRRRNRPVPHGDPRVTALRHLAPGLTAQNVSVGDSSDIGVARDDAGWYACAAVSTGRRRKGDDRTLPLDQLVATLADTGQPGAVLQVVSLTVPAPGMDTPPASHAGQSYRQLLTGFGAVAVPAHRSIWITVRLDAQALAEAVVDEHGTALDDVPDLVAALLHRVTKTLRRAGYSAQPLDVDGLLDALTHSCDLETPTVPGTGGGEPREEWSRWHSRRLAHRTFWVRRWPASDQIGALLDAVATTPSAMSSVALILAPEPDGNGVDLRGLVRLAAPAPELNPVCLAANRAAELAGADLFPLDGEHNPAVYASAPTGGGAR